The Peribacillus sp. FSL E2-0218 genome contains a region encoding:
- a CDS encoding NCS2 family permease, with protein MFKLKERNSNIKTEVLAGLTTFLTLAYIIVVNPMILSDAGVPFDQAFTATVIAIIVGTLCMALLANYPIVIAPAMGLNAYFAYSVLGTHDISYTVAFSAVFVTGIIFILLSLTSFRSKLIEAIPNNLKHAISAGIGLFITFIGLRLSGVVTQHESNLVTLGSFREPSVALTLIGLVITIVLIVRNVQGAIFIGMILTAIIAFFTGQLKIDGLVSTPSLPEGIIVANPITSIADVINYGLYGVVFSILLVMLFDTTGALLGIVRQAGLLKDNKLEKSGSAFFADSVGTTVGAMFGTSPTAASVESSAGVGAGGKTGLTALVVAILFLITAFFSPLIGAVSNVAAITAPSLIIVGSMMIKSINEIDWTHFDESFPAFLVIVAMPLTSSIANGIALGFIAYPILKLARGKFREVHPFVYIFAILFLYQLIFLA; from the coding sequence ATGTTTAAATTAAAAGAACGGAATTCAAATATCAAGACGGAAGTGCTTGCGGGGCTTACAACCTTTTTAACGCTGGCTTATATCATCGTTGTAAACCCAATGATCCTTTCCGATGCCGGTGTTCCTTTCGACCAGGCTTTCACGGCAACCGTCATTGCCATAATAGTCGGGACCCTATGCATGGCCCTTTTAGCCAATTACCCGATCGTCATAGCGCCGGCAATGGGATTGAACGCCTATTTTGCCTATTCGGTTCTCGGGACCCATGATATCTCATACACTGTCGCCTTTTCGGCAGTTTTTGTTACCGGGATCATCTTCATCCTTTTATCGCTCACTTCATTCCGGTCGAAGTTGATCGAAGCCATCCCCAACAATTTAAAGCATGCAATCAGTGCCGGGATCGGCCTTTTCATCACGTTCATCGGGCTTCGTCTGTCAGGTGTCGTAACACAGCATGAATCGAACCTTGTAACGCTTGGAAGCTTCAGGGAGCCGAGTGTAGCGCTCACACTGATTGGTTTGGTCATCACGATCGTGCTGATCGTTCGTAATGTACAGGGAGCGATATTCATCGGCATGATCCTGACGGCCATCATCGCTTTCTTTACAGGTCAGTTGAAAATCGATGGTCTTGTGTCGACCCCTTCGCTACCAGAAGGAATCATCGTCGCGAATCCCATCACGTCCATTGCGGATGTCATCAACTATGGACTTTACGGCGTCGTCTTCTCCATCCTGCTTGTCATGCTTTTCGATACGACGGGAGCCCTTTTGGGAATCGTGCGTCAGGCTGGTTTGCTCAAGGATAATAAGCTTGAGAAATCGGGCAGTGCTTTTTTTGCGGATTCAGTCGGCACGACCGTCGGCGCCATGTTCGGTACTAGCCCGACGGCAGCATCCGTCGAATCCTCCGCTGGGGTGGGAGCCGGCGGCAAGACAGGTTTAACCGCACTTGTAGTGGCGATCCTTTTCTTGATAACCGCTTTTTTCAGCCCACTGATAGGGGCTGTTTCAAATGTAGCGGCCATCACGGCACCAAGCTTGATCATCGTCGGAAGCATGATGATCAAAAGCATAAACGAAATTGATTGGACACACTTTGACGAATCCTTCCCAGCCTTTTTGGTGATTGTCGCCATGCCGTTAACGTCGAGCATCGCAAACGGGATAGCGCTTGGATTCATCGCCTACCCGATTTTGAAATTGGCCAGAGGGAAGTTTCGTGAAGTGCATCCTTTCGTGTACATCTTTGCCATCCTGTTTCTATATCAACTGATTTTCCTAGCTTGA
- a CDS encoding DUF4825 domain-containing protein — translation MKRITIFFISLLSPMILLSGCSLNADSKTDLFQYKNSYVGDNSAVGNIVKELAHNKELNQISLETKKEPYGITLEYIDIDAEKVDKEMKETVISNSTFLFALIKNVDWITFKFPDNEFSVTKEKLQEWYNNKLDGFENEQDLKKRIQEHLKSEESVNQFFNSRK, via the coding sequence GTGAAGCGGATTACCATTTTTTTTATATCATTGTTATCCCCAATGATATTATTGAGTGGATGCAGTCTAAATGCTGATTCAAAAACTGATTTGTTTCAATATAAGAATTCATATGTTGGTGATAACAGTGCAGTTGGGAATATCGTAAAAGAATTGGCACACAACAAAGAGTTGAATCAAATTTCACTGGAAACCAAGAAAGAACCATATGGAATTACTTTGGAATACATTGATATTGATGCGGAAAAAGTAGATAAAGAAATGAAAGAAACTGTAATATCAAACTCTACATTTCTTTTTGCTTTGATCAAAAATGTAGATTGGATTACATTCAAATTTCCAGACAATGAATTCTCTGTAACAAAAGAGAAATTACAAGAGTGGTACAACAATAAGTTGGATGGATTTGAAAATGAACAGGACTTAAAGAAACGGATACAGGAACACCTGAAGTCTGAGGAATCAGTTAATCAGTTTTTTAACAGTAGAAAATAA
- a CDS encoding ParM/StbA family protein, which yields MSSRIAAVDVGNDAIKAIFGKLESELYIPNVIAKDIEDRPVIGIEELDEKNPLEGIHIRVHSPALQDNNAIYRVGNLATKSDNPTELDMGSSKSEEDQTLVMLFAALALDAAKQGNNDTFKKVNNVVEANYTLGTGLPLREVKEGKDVGYRSKLLGSVHQVEFLITPKYQGLKVNIKFDEVKVYPEGFAAYINLVMDNDLNIINRELIDRRILIQDIGGLSTDIAVIKNRKVDDDKAQGFNLGVAEALESIREEIRKKHGVELDSRRDVVEIITKKNDRNHIMVRGSRTSVHDIVDRILGELAKKQYRHLRNVWQKNSQTEICYFVGGGSIVLKDYLKTLNQNFDGYNIDFFEDERESVWMMANAYYKLISDFNRRNAKKEQNQAHPKRKEQRTGSIK from the coding sequence ATGAGTTCTAGAATCGCAGCAGTAGACGTAGGTAATGATGCTATCAAAGCTATTTTTGGAAAGCTAGAGTCAGAGCTATATATACCAAACGTCATTGCAAAGGACATAGAAGATCGCCCGGTCATCGGGATTGAAGAACTTGATGAAAAAAACCCGTTGGAAGGGATTCATATCAGAGTTCATTCACCAGCCCTGCAAGATAATAATGCCATCTATCGCGTCGGGAATCTGGCAACAAAGAGTGATAACCCTACCGAATTGGATATGGGAAGCAGTAAATCGGAAGAAGATCAAACATTGGTCATGCTTTTTGCAGCCCTGGCTTTGGACGCTGCCAAACAAGGGAACAATGATACATTCAAAAAAGTGAATAATGTTGTGGAAGCCAATTATACACTTGGAACCGGCTTGCCCCTTCGTGAGGTTAAAGAAGGAAAAGACGTCGGGTACCGCTCGAAGTTACTAGGTTCGGTCCATCAGGTGGAATTCCTGATTACCCCTAAATACCAAGGGTTGAAGGTCAATATCAAATTCGATGAAGTGAAGGTCTATCCAGAGGGCTTTGCTGCTTATATCAATTTGGTCATGGACAATGACTTGAATATCATCAACCGTGAATTAATAGATAGAAGGATACTGATTCAGGATATCGGCGGACTTTCGACGGATATCGCGGTCATTAAAAACCGTAAAGTAGACGACGATAAGGCGCAAGGTTTCAACTTGGGAGTGGCTGAAGCGCTTGAGTCGATCCGTGAGGAAATCAGGAAAAAACATGGTGTCGAGCTGGACAGCAGGCGCGATGTCGTTGAAATCATCACGAAGAAAAATGATCGCAATCATATCATGGTCCGCGGAAGCCGGACAAGCGTGCATGATATCGTCGACCGTATTTTAGGTGAGCTTGCCAAGAAACAATATCGCCACCTGCGCAACGTCTGGCAAAAAAATTCCCAAACGGAAATTTGCTACTTTGTTGGCGGGGGATCGATTGTCCTGAAAGATTACTTGAAAACATTGAACCAAAATTTCGATGGCTACAATATCGACTTTTTCGAAGACGAGCGGGAAAGCGTTTGGATGATGGCAAACGCCTATTATAAATTGATTTCGGACTTCAATCGCCGGAATGCAAAAAAGGAACAAAATCAAGCCCATCCAAAGAGGAAAGAGCAAAGAACAGGCTCCATTAAATAG
- a CDS encoding FAD-dependent oxidoreductase, whose product MTEKNTDLPQFPEPFWRNALDFPSFAKLDSDITTDILIVGGGITGITSAYLLAKQGVKVTLIDAGKILNGTTGHTTAKITAQHGLIYDQLITDHGAEKAKLYYEANAEGMQLIKDLVAEHSIDCDLTAQDAYVYANTDEYKNKIQKELKAYQKLGIRGDYTDEIPFSIPCKAAVIMKDQAQFHPLKYLTALISTIQEAGGTIHEYTTAMKIEDGDPPTVLTDTGHSIKSKQVIVASHFPFNDETGLYFARVHVKRSYVLAIRTEKEYPGGMYYCADSPSRSLRYTEGEAGEKLILVGGDGHKTGQGVSTIEHYEALKDFSSNYFDVTDIPYRWSAQDIVTPDKIPFVGPVTPNHPNVLIATGYAKWGMTNGSIAAKIMTDHILQKDNRYADLYNPSRLKGLMNMVEDNADVAKHMIKGKLAVIQKTPEDVGIDEGAIVKVDGDKAGCYRDHDGQLHIVDSTCTHMGCEVVWNSGDRTWDCPCHASRFSITGEVLNGPAVEPLKKIQ is encoded by the coding sequence ATGACTGAGAAAAATACAGATCTTCCTCAATTCCCGGAACCTTTTTGGCGTAATGCATTGGATTTTCCCTCATTTGCTAAGTTGGATTCGGATATCACCACCGATATCTTAATCGTGGGCGGCGGAATTACCGGAATCACTTCTGCTTACCTTCTAGCGAAACAGGGGGTAAAGGTCACACTCATTGATGCAGGCAAAATCCTGAATGGAACGACAGGACACACGACAGCGAAAATCACGGCCCAGCATGGCCTCATTTACGATCAATTGATCACGGACCATGGAGCAGAGAAGGCCAAGCTTTATTATGAAGCGAATGCTGAAGGAATGCAGCTAATCAAAGACCTGGTCGCCGAACATTCCATCGACTGTGACCTGACCGCACAGGATGCCTATGTTTACGCGAATACGGATGAATATAAAAACAAAATCCAAAAAGAACTGAAAGCCTATCAAAAGCTTGGCATCAGGGGTGACTACACCGATGAAATCCCGTTCTCCATCCCTTGTAAAGCTGCCGTGATCATGAAGGATCAAGCCCAGTTTCACCCGTTGAAATATTTAACGGCGCTGATTTCCACAATCCAGGAGGCTGGCGGCACAATCCACGAATATACAACGGCAATGAAAATTGAAGACGGCGATCCACCGACCGTCTTGACTGATACGGGACATAGCATCAAAAGCAAGCAAGTAATCGTGGCTTCCCACTTCCCTTTCAATGATGAAACGGGCCTATATTTCGCCCGTGTGCATGTAAAAAGGTCGTATGTACTGGCAATCAGGACCGAGAAGGAGTATCCCGGCGGCATGTATTATTGTGCCGACAGCCCTTCACGCTCCCTCCGCTACACGGAAGGTGAAGCTGGCGAGAAGCTGATCCTTGTCGGCGGCGATGGCCATAAAACGGGGCAGGGAGTCTCGACGATCGAGCATTATGAAGCTTTGAAAGACTTCAGCTCGAACTATTTCGATGTTACGGATATTCCTTATCGCTGGTCGGCACAGGATATCGTGACACCGGATAAGATTCCCTTCGTCGGTCCGGTGACCCCCAATCATCCAAACGTCCTGATTGCTACCGGTTATGCTAAATGGGGCATGACCAATGGATCGATCGCTGCAAAGATCATGACCGACCATATTTTGCAAAAGGACAATCGGTATGCCGATTTGTATAACCCTTCCCGCTTAAAGGGTTTGATGAATATGGTCGAAGACAATGCCGATGTCGCGAAGCATATGATTAAGGGGAAATTGGCCGTCATCCAAAAAACTCCAGAGGATGTAGGCATCGATGAAGGAGCGATCGTGAAAGTCGACGGAGACAAGGCGGGCTGTTACCGCGATCATGACGGCCAGCTTCATATCGTCGACTCCACGTGTACCCATATGGGCTGCGAGGTTGTCTGGAATAGCGGTGACCGTACATGGGACTGCCCTTGCCATGCCTCTCGGTTCTCCATCACAGGAGAGGTGCTGAATGGCCCAGCTGTCGAGCCTTTGAAGAAAATACAATAA
- a CDS encoding YwbE family protein: protein MNGKNRKDITPGTSVDIVLKADQRSGKLTNGTVKDILTNSSSHPHGIKVRLTDGQVGRVQVIHK, encoded by the coding sequence ATGAACGGTAAAAACCGGAAAGATATTACACCAGGTACGTCTGTAGATATTGTACTGAAAGCTGATCAACGCAGCGGTAAACTGACAAACGGAACGGTAAAGGATATTTTGACCAACTCCAGCAGTCACCCACATGGAATAAAAGTAAGATTGACCGATGGCCAGGTTGGTAGGGTCCAAGTCATCCATAAGTAA